A region from the Leptospira brenneri genome encodes:
- a CDS encoding adenylate/guanylate cyclase domain-containing protein encodes MNQITFTNQESTTVTAKQNGETILETALQSSYPIFHECGGKARCTTCRIQIIKGLSNVSERNEREKLLARRKGWDETIRLACQTEVYGDIHVRKIIESKEEIFQILNEPKQSIPSEEIWLVVLFIDLKGFTEFSEKNYPHDIVHVLNRFFTMATEIILNNGGQIDKYIGDSVMAYYNPVSSDKDEMVINALRSCFRIQDKMMEFNEFLQDRFQHTFNIRMGIHSGKVVMGEVGHPISRQVTIFGDTVNVASRIESLNKVTGTNLLISKSSIASFQEKLKIKKRVKAKLRGKKISTVLVREHYRGSR; translated from the coding sequence ATCACGTTTACTAACCAAGAAAGTACTACAGTCACCGCAAAACAAAATGGTGAGACTATTTTAGAAACAGCACTACAATCATCCTATCCAATTTTCCACGAATGTGGAGGTAAGGCTCGGTGTACCACATGCCGGATTCAGATCATAAAAGGTTTAAGTAATGTCAGCGAAAGGAATGAAAGGGAAAAATTACTTGCGAGACGGAAAGGTTGGGATGAAACCATTCGGTTGGCTTGCCAGACAGAAGTGTATGGAGACATTCACGTTAGAAAAATTATAGAATCCAAAGAAGAAATCTTCCAAATATTAAATGAACCTAAACAATCAATTCCAAGTGAAGAAATATGGTTGGTTGTATTGTTTATTGATTTAAAAGGTTTCACTGAGTTCTCTGAAAAAAATTACCCACATGATATCGTCCATGTTTTAAATCGATTTTTTACGATGGCAACAGAGATCATTCTCAATAACGGCGGACAGATTGATAAGTATATTGGTGATTCGGTCATGGCGTATTATAATCCCGTTTCTTCCGATAAAGATGAGATGGTGATCAATGCGTTGCGATCATGTTTTCGAATCCAAGATAAAATGATGGAGTTTAATGAGTTTTTACAAGATCGCTTCCAACATACTTTTAATATCCGAATGGGGATTCATTCAGGTAAAGTTGTGATGGGTGAAGTGGGACATCCCATTAGTCGACAAGTTACTATTTTTGGAGATACGGTCAATGTAGCCAGTCGCATTGAATCGTTGAATAAAGTAACAGGAACCAACCTTTTAATATCAAAATCATCCATTGCCAGTTTTCAAGAAAAACTAAAGATTAAAAAAAGAGTGAAAGCGAAGCTTCGAGGTAAAAAAATCTCTACAGTTCTTGTCCGCGAGCATTACCGGGGGTCCCGATGA
- a CDS encoding patatin-like phospholipase family protein, whose amino-acid sequence MKKLRLKNPADRQLSVLSFAGGGYLAVTSLKILIEIEKVFLEILLDRFGEFEFVETGRKSFPFHRLFDLLSGTSTGSIVAMALRSGLTPTQILELYLEHGQKIFPGTVSRFWNRFIVRGIFSGQGLSAPSLSSEPLLALLKATLGETTIGEINKNGRVMVIGIDCETDNTLHYKSWREEFQSLPAYLVVAGSCSADTYFSPTVIEQKEKTYYVSDGGTSGANDPILDAIVETFKFQEKEISVGGLEKLLSSLSGRRLSILETIRTLFGDSVLAASIGTGERATPREGKDMLDWGAAQLVTNGVLPSALLKRPERHARKLASYLVDQNNFYSFNTPFMTAKETMDDASDSQVKSMLYDVDFWIDQPATKSYINNFANRLVDLLEEVNHV is encoded by the coding sequence GTGAAAAAGCTTCGCTTAAAAAATCCGGCGGATCGTCAGCTTTCTGTTCTTAGCTTTGCTGGTGGAGGATACCTCGCCGTCACCAGTCTTAAAATTCTAATTGAAATTGAAAAAGTTTTCCTTGAAATCCTTCTCGATCGATTCGGTGAATTTGAATTTGTAGAAACTGGAAGGAAGAGTTTTCCTTTTCACAGGCTATTTGATCTCTTATCAGGTACGTCCACTGGTTCAATTGTTGCAATGGCTCTTCGGTCTGGCTTAACACCAACACAAATCCTGGAATTATATTTAGAACATGGACAAAAAATATTTCCAGGAACAGTTTCACGGTTCTGGAATAGGTTTATCGTTCGAGGAATCTTTTCTGGTCAGGGCCTGTCTGCTCCAAGCTTATCAAGCGAACCGTTGTTAGCCTTACTAAAAGCCACGCTTGGTGAGACTACAATTGGAGAAATAAACAAGAATGGCCGAGTGATGGTTATCGGCATCGATTGTGAGACAGACAATACATTGCATTATAAATCTTGGAGAGAAGAATTTCAAAGCCTACCAGCATATTTAGTTGTAGCTGGATCTTGTTCTGCAGACACATACTTCTCTCCGACCGTAATAGAACAGAAAGAGAAAACTTACTATGTTTCGGATGGTGGTACATCTGGGGCCAATGATCCAATTTTAGATGCAATTGTAGAAACCTTCAAGTTCCAGGAAAAAGAAATTTCTGTGGGTGGTCTGGAGAAACTTCTTTCTTCTTTATCTGGCCGAAGACTCTCAATTTTAGAAACGATTCGAACTCTTTTTGGTGATAGTGTTTTGGCCGCATCAATCGGGACAGGAGAACGCGCTACTCCGCGAGAGGGGAAAGACATGTTGGACTGGGGAGCTGCACAATTAGTAACAAACGGCGTACTTCCGAGCGCACTTTTGAAACGACCAGAAAGGCATGCTAGAAAATTAGCATCCTACCTGGTGGATCAGAACAATTTTTACAGTTTCAACACTCCATTCATGACAGCAAAAGAAACCATGGATGATGCTTCCGATTCCCAGGTAAAATCAATGTTATACGATGTTGATTTTTGGATAGATCAACCGGCTACAAAATCTTACATTAACAACTTTGCCAATAGGCTGGTTGATCTTTTGGAAGAAGTGAATCATGTTTAA
- a CDS encoding DNA-methyltransferase — protein sequence MLSKLYNVDCLKILPTIEKNSIDVILCDLPYGTTDCKWDKIIPMESLWNEYHRITKPNSQILLFSSQPFTTYLINSNPKQFRYEIIWYKTKASGFLNARKMPNKSHENIVVFYKNLPYYNPVKYEIDPRYQRKGKQVGSNKTTLFNIRGERSENYQYLDDGSRFPDSVLCFPSESRPGQHPTEKPNALLRFLLKSYAKPGFTILDNCMRKGNTGIACAELGLDFIGIEQDKTYFKDAETRIRLARQRVKLGLSLWTD from the coding sequence ATGCTATCAAAACTATATAACGTAGACTGTCTTAAGATTCTACCTACGATTGAAAAAAACTCAATTGATGTTATTCTATGTGATCTTCCTTACGGAACCACTGACTGTAAGTGGGATAAAATTATTCCAATGGAATCATTATGGAATGAATACCATCGGATCACAAAACCGAACAGCCAAATTCTATTATTTTCATCTCAACCATTTACAACTTATTTGATAAATAGTAATCCAAAACAATTTCGTTATGAAATCATATGGTATAAAACTAAAGCATCAGGCTTCCTAAATGCACGTAAAATGCCGAACAAGAGCCATGAAAACATTGTTGTTTTTTATAAAAATTTACCTTACTACAACCCAGTTAAATATGAAATAGACCCGCGTTATCAACGTAAAGGCAAACAAGTCGGCTCAAACAAAACTACTCTTTTTAATATCAGAGGAGAACGAAGCGAGAACTATCAATACTTAGATGACGGATCCAGATTTCCAGATTCAGTATTGTGTTTCCCTTCCGAATCACGTCCTGGCCAACATCCAACCGAGAAACCTAATGCACTTCTGAGATTCCTTCTAAAGTCCTATGCAAAGCCTGGTTTCACCATTCTCGATAATTGTATGAGAAAGGGAAACACTGGAATTGCCTGTGCTGAACTGGGTTTGGATTTTATCGGCATTGAGCAGGACAAAACATATTTTAAAGATGCGGAAACCAGAATCCGGCTTGCTCGACAAAGAGTAAAATTGGGGTTATCGTTATGGACGGATTAG
- a CDS encoding ASCH domain-containing protein, whose protein sequence is MKCLSIRQPWAEAIVLGLKPLENRDWYTYVRGEVYIHAGKTFDQDGLEFLQKEFRLFPGKTKADFLLGGIVGKTEIVDCIKKSSSKWFFGKWGFVMQNSRKIEFVPCKGQLGFFEVSL, encoded by the coding sequence ATGAAGTGTTTATCTATACGACAGCCTTGGGCTGAGGCAATTGTTTTAGGATTAAAACCACTGGAAAATCGCGATTGGTATACCTATGTTAGAGGCGAAGTATATATCCATGCGGGAAAAACCTTTGACCAAGACGGATTAGAATTTCTCCAGAAAGAATTTCGTTTATTTCCAGGTAAAACTAAAGCAGACTTTTTGTTAGGTGGCATAGTTGGAAAAACAGAAATAGTTGATTGTATCAAAAAATCTTCTTCGAAATGGTTTTTCGGTAAATGGGGGTTTGTGATGCAGAACAGTAGAAAAATTGAATTTGTACCGTGTAAGGGACAACTCGGATTCTTTGAGGTTTCTTTATGA
- a CDS encoding class I SAM-dependent methyltransferase, with protein MTVILHQKITVHDRVKFYSDTFPKYAPLHVFSESIYGEWRLGQNFKNTSDYWGAYPEQYLPRATSLFPEKKEILHLFSGKTPPGNYLRMDKNPANGSEIVGDAEKLSSYARIYKPGGFDIIYADCPYTEEDANHYGYCMISRPKVLNECWKSLLPGGHVVWLDQVVPQWSNEEWFLEGIIYMFISSNRRVRAVSIFRKV; from the coding sequence ATGACAGTCATCCTTCATCAAAAAATCACCGTTCATGATCGGGTAAAATTTTATTCGGACACTTTTCCAAAATATGCTCCTCTCCACGTTTTCAGTGAAAGTATTTATGGGGAGTGGAGACTCGGGCAAAATTTTAAAAACACATCCGATTATTGGGGAGCTTATCCCGAACAATATTTACCGCGAGCAACATCGCTATTCCCTGAGAAAAAAGAAATATTACACCTGTTTTCTGGTAAAACTCCACCTGGGAACTATCTTCGAATGGATAAAAATCCTGCGAATGGATCCGAAATCGTTGGCGATGCAGAAAAACTTTCCTCTTATGCGAGGATCTACAAACCCGGCGGATTCGATATCATTTACGCGGATTGCCCTTATACGGAAGAAGATGCAAATCATTATGGATATTGCATGATCTCACGACCCAAAGTTCTTAATGAGTGTTGGAAAAGTCTTTTGCCTGGCGGTCATGTTGTTTGGTTGGACCAGGTAGTTCCACAATGGTCAAACGAAGAATGGTTTCTAGAGGGAATTATTTATATGTTTATATCAAGTAATCGAAGAGTAAGAGCTGTAAGTATTTTCAGGAAGGTGTAG
- a CDS encoding phage terminase large subunit family protein — protein sequence MKAEKKNKLTVSATERFFDELDSIVTQTTNRNGVAGSTFEEFLYQNVLVKGPYGQLVPFSFDGYAFWRYITRESQNHPYLVFLKAAQVIFSTWMLGRLTWKGLGTALKAGLYFPDDTSMKDFHDDRVIPFLMNCKILQQFLKENQVDNNRTKKFGEFTLAMRGTWTKRGAKTIDLDMIGIDEAQEHNEENVEFVPDRILASKLGWLMYGSQSGLPNTGIHAEFVNSSQGFWMNRCGCGEWNNLIERWLSDHDSIFGFKDKEAKLNPTPGSIFYTCAGCGKPIDTQKGEYVHKNIKHDHRGYQLSQLWTPKDPAEIYKRQLNANTSAKRKAFCISVIGWPYSSDEEQPLRKEDIERWQSDFVLQDGCQYFTFHGLDQGDTIHGVYGEPTSDGRIKIIGLYKGHVVNEIDYYNSIQRFNVYSGIIDAMPNRNFSMKTALKFPDNIRIQFFSKKFAEREENLPGSESIGVIQVNRDDSLQETVDAIKAGLFLFPDPRKLSPADLSLYEEFKFHLTMLIRERGEDENGKALWGFKKKVPNHFGMALNSLRLAFETQSESGGSYGGGIG from the coding sequence GTGAAGGCTGAGAAAAAAAACAAGCTAACTGTATCGGCAACGGAAAGGTTTTTCGATGAGCTCGATAGTATTGTTACTCAAACTACAAACCGCAATGGTGTTGCCGGAAGCACGTTTGAAGAGTTTCTATACCAAAATGTATTAGTGAAAGGGCCATACGGTCAACTCGTACCTTTTAGTTTTGATGGATATGCCTTTTGGAGATATATCACCAGAGAATCTCAGAACCATCCCTATCTTGTTTTTTTAAAAGCTGCTCAGGTGATTTTCAGCACATGGATGCTTGGTCGCCTAACATGGAAAGGTCTCGGAACTGCTCTAAAAGCAGGGCTATACTTTCCAGATGATACATCAATGAAGGATTTCCACGATGATCGCGTCATTCCCTTTCTAATGAACTGTAAAATTCTTCAACAGTTCCTTAAAGAAAATCAGGTAGATAACAACAGAACGAAAAAGTTCGGAGAGTTCACCCTTGCGATGAGAGGTACTTGGACAAAGCGTGGGGCAAAAACAATCGACTTAGACATGATTGGAATAGACGAGGCACAAGAGCACAACGAAGAAAATGTCGAGTTCGTACCAGATAGAATTTTAGCATCTAAACTAGGCTGGTTGATGTATGGTTCGCAATCAGGACTCCCTAATACAGGAATACATGCAGAATTTGTAAATTCATCTCAAGGTTTTTGGATGAACCGATGTGGATGTGGTGAATGGAATAACTTAATAGAACGCTGGTTATCTGACCATGATTCTATTTTTGGCTTTAAGGATAAAGAGGCAAAATTAAATCCCACTCCAGGATCCATATTCTATACTTGTGCAGGTTGCGGAAAACCAATCGATACACAGAAGGGAGAGTATGTTCACAAGAACATAAAGCATGACCACCGAGGTTATCAGCTTTCGCAACTCTGGACACCGAAAGACCCGGCAGAAATATACAAACGTCAATTAAATGCCAATACTTCAGCAAAAAGAAAAGCATTCTGCATCTCAGTGATTGGTTGGCCATACTCATCCGATGAAGAGCAGCCTCTTCGAAAGGAAGATATCGAACGCTGGCAATCTGATTTTGTTCTGCAGGATGGCTGTCAATATTTCACTTTTCATGGCTTGGATCAAGGTGACACTATCCATGGCGTATATGGCGAACCTACTAGTGATGGAAGAATCAAGATCATTGGCCTATATAAAGGACACGTAGTAAATGAAATCGACTACTATAACTCTATTCAACGTTTTAACGTTTATTCTGGAATCATCGATGCGATGCCAAACAGAAACTTCTCCATGAAGACTGCTCTGAAATTCCCCGATAATATTCGAATTCAGTTTTTTTCTAAAAAGTTTGCAGAGAGGGAAGAAAACCTTCCGGGTTCAGAATCAATCGGGGTTATACAAGTTAATCGCGATGATTCATTGCAAGAGACTGTGGATGCAATCAAAGCCGGATTATTTTTATTTCCCGACCCAAGGAAGTTATCTCCAGCAGATCTTTCTCTTTATGAAGAATTCAAGTTTCACCTAACGATGCTAATCCGAGAACGTGGTGAGGACGAAAACGGAAAGGCTCTTTGGGGATTTAAGAAAAAGGTTCCGAATCACTTTGGCATGGCATTGAATTCATTACGCTTGGCGTTTGAGACACAATCGGAAAGTGGAGGGAGTTATGGTGGAGGAATCGGTTGA
- a CDS encoding host-nuclease inhibitor Gam family protein: MLSKRRQNLLSLMPDNHYADQEELERGIELLGRVSRSRKDLISLADNKIAAIREELKEELVPYDQKIAHIASGVKFYVGEHRNELFPNFPARKTAKLVSGSLKIRRVPPSIKTRATSEFLESIVKKGGLYTKFAELVSALSKNFLRVKLELNKDAILADPLGSKNSIGIELSEESERLYIIPAEVDAEHDVSAGERSSAA; this comes from the coding sequence ATGCTCAGTAAGCGTCGTCAAAATCTTCTTTCGTTGATGCCGGACAATCATTACGCGGATCAGGAAGAACTTGAAAGAGGAATTGAACTACTCGGCAGAGTATCTCGCTCTCGAAAGGATTTGATCTCTTTAGCGGATAACAAGATCGCAGCAATTAGAGAAGAATTGAAGGAAGAGCTTGTTCCTTACGATCAAAAAATCGCACACATTGCTTCCGGAGTTAAGTTTTATGTGGGAGAGCATCGGAATGAACTTTTTCCAAACTTTCCTGCAAGAAAAACTGCAAAGCTTGTCTCAGGTAGCCTTAAAATCCGTCGGGTTCCACCATCTATTAAGACAAGAGCGACGTCTGAATTTTTGGAATCGATTGTTAAGAAAGGAGGATTGTATACAAAATTCGCTGAGCTAGTCTCTGCGCTTTCAAAAAACTTTCTCCGAGTCAAATTGGAATTAAACAAGGATGCAATCCTTGCTGATCCCTTAGGCTCCAAAAATTCGATCGGAATCGAGTTGTCTGAAGAATCAGAAAGACTCTACATCATTCCAGCTGAAGTCGATGCGGAACATGATGTTAGTGCAGGAGAAAGATCCTCTGCAGCTTAA
- a CDS encoding ATP-binding protein produces MTDVIKYRPSFVNTRNTDTIVRLAKEAVKTNSWLVVEGEVGDGKTFMFNQIKSLLEAKKNKHIIVNAGPVWESSISGISIPFIARHMIRAIRPAENIPGNQNERYFRLRELLLWVEEQNRKVVLVIDEAQALRWGGFRDLKKLWELSSPNQSHLFSIIMFMKPETRLSGILDSPEIGHRVFSFRSKPLTRVELLSIAEQGFNIKFPQGKTGEKTKELFYSNLSSKNPLSVENLIKAISFSYPEFQKDGIIRESYLRNVISDGIRTMMERLRISKRELRRRIQDDYGKDFDNRKIEESLFHPGKNPKDESIAKTSLDRIYRERTGKKSPVLSSVEVE; encoded by the coding sequence ATGACAGATGTTATAAAATATAGGCCCAGTTTCGTTAATACAAGAAACACTGATACAATTGTAAGACTCGCAAAAGAAGCGGTAAAAACGAACTCTTGGTTGGTAGTGGAAGGAGAAGTTGGCGATGGGAAAACATTTATGTTTAACCAAATCAAATCCTTACTCGAAGCCAAAAAAAATAAACACATCATCGTGAATGCAGGACCCGTTTGGGAAAGTTCTATCTCTGGAATTTCCATACCTTTTATCGCACGGCATATGATTCGAGCGATACGTCCTGCAGAGAATATTCCAGGAAATCAAAACGAAAGATATTTCCGCTTAAGGGAATTGTTGCTTTGGGTGGAAGAACAAAACCGCAAGGTGGTCCTTGTTATTGATGAGGCCCAAGCATTGCGCTGGGGTGGTTTCCGTGATCTAAAAAAGCTTTGGGAGTTATCATCACCAAACCAAAGTCATTTATTCTCAATCATCATGTTTATGAAACCAGAGACGAGGTTATCCGGTATTCTTGACAGCCCGGAGATTGGCCATCGTGTATTTTCTTTCCGCAGTAAACCGCTTACAAGAGTAGAACTTTTATCTATAGCCGAACAAGGATTCAATATTAAGTTTCCACAAGGAAAGACCGGAGAAAAAACGAAGGAACTTTTTTACTCAAATCTTTCATCCAAGAATCCACTTTCAGTAGAAAATCTCATCAAGGCAATTTCCTTCTCATATCCTGAATTTCAAAAAGACGGAATCATCCGAGAGAGTTATTTGCGAAACGTAATTTCCGACGGAATTCGCACCATGATGGAAAGGCTTAGAATTTCAAAACGAGAACTCCGCCGAAGGATCCAGGATGATTATGGAAAGGATTTTGATAATAGAAAAATCGAAGAATCTCTATTTCATCCTGGCAAAAATCCAAAGGATGAATCCATCGCAAAAACATCGTTAGATCGTATTTACAGAGAGCGTACCGGGAAAAAATCTCCAGTCCTCTCATCAGTTGAAGTCGAGTGA
- a CDS encoding integrase, producing the protein MKQLDVGIVMPLFRDWKLARERGTRSEIGQIVKRAVDSLGLARPQVYNIFNRLLEGESIFSVAKVERKKTGSRLGVAEIALREIEIYEITKLMFAGEVQHEQAKTGTGKDRDLRTVGFALNRKYGKSMEFAIEQAERLGTIRKGVWDRFKLGRALNERGITRKQMGKPLASVTWMATYANQFWMFDASPLNAVYLEPGKDSRISIRPDIESGLTRIYEGSKEATLRKVHIYVAVDVYSKAFYAYAYAPIAKGKESTHGGENSTDWHDFLCRAFLEKDDGFIPIQGTPERIYTDKHTAFESLSGFFSRLDIIQESHFPGHSKAKGPIESRISAIKRCCETMAVKGMIRDLDEFNLLLYRYQISRNDKLKSYKKWLKSANEKPINAVSKQNLTDASIKEEVRKINAYGCIEIEATQYLLRYPNGHVVSDRTKETVKVYRNPRSGFEVLTSDGIRLSADPAGPIGREPGSFKNVGDRSGLTETKRIRNRKKVLSSAKAVEKTLILSDALPNLPEIPYGKLHVSKEHRQTHTPMAPEKFESTDDAFEWMLNELGHSEDTLEELSMKLADERDENLSIGAIVLQLLRSAKRKLGYIPAQEVYDTIEIIRGTFPEVSK; encoded by the coding sequence GTGAAACAATTAGATGTTGGAATCGTAATGCCCCTCTTTCGGGATTGGAAACTCGCACGAGAGCGAGGTACCCGTTCCGAGATTGGACAAATTGTTAAAAGGGCTGTCGATTCTCTTGGTCTAGCGAGACCACAGGTTTATAATATTTTCAACCGGCTTTTGGAAGGAGAGTCTATCTTTTCCGTTGCAAAGGTTGAAAGAAAGAAAACTGGATCAAGACTCGGAGTTGCGGAAATTGCCTTACGGGAAATTGAAATCTATGAGATCACTAAACTCATGTTTGCAGGTGAAGTGCAGCATGAGCAAGCGAAGACTGGCACTGGCAAGGATAGAGATCTCCGCACTGTCGGTTTTGCTTTGAATCGAAAGTATGGTAAGTCCATGGAATTTGCCATTGAACAAGCAGAACGATTGGGAACGATCAGAAAAGGTGTTTGGGATCGTTTTAAACTAGGAAGGGCATTGAACGAACGAGGTATCACCCGCAAACAAATGGGGAAACCGTTGGCGTCCGTAACTTGGATGGCAACCTATGCCAACCAATTTTGGATGTTTGATGCCTCGCCACTTAACGCAGTTTATTTGGAGCCAGGTAAAGATTCGAGGATCTCTATTCGCCCAGATATTGAGTCTGGTTTAACGAGGATCTACGAAGGATCTAAAGAGGCTACGCTTCGAAAGGTTCATATCTATGTTGCCGTTGATGTTTATTCAAAAGCATTCTATGCTTATGCATACGCTCCTATCGCAAAAGGAAAAGAATCAACACATGGAGGCGAAAATTCAACAGATTGGCATGACTTCCTTTGTCGCGCCTTTTTAGAAAAAGATGACGGATTTATCCCGATCCAAGGAACTCCTGAAAGAATTTATACGGATAAACATACGGCATTCGAATCTCTTTCTGGGTTCTTCTCTCGATTGGATATCATCCAAGAATCCCACTTTCCGGGTCACTCCAAAGCCAAAGGACCAATCGAAAGCCGGATTTCTGCAATCAAACGATGTTGTGAAACCATGGCAGTGAAAGGAATGATTCGCGATTTAGATGAATTCAATCTCCTATTGTATAGGTACCAAATTTCGAGAAATGACAAACTAAAGTCTTACAAAAAATGGCTGAAGTCTGCCAACGAAAAACCAATCAACGCCGTTTCTAAACAGAACCTAACGGATGCTTCTATCAAAGAAGAGGTTCGAAAGATAAATGCATACGGTTGTATCGAAATTGAGGCAACGCAGTATCTATTACGCTATCCGAATGGCCACGTTGTTTCAGACAGAACCAAAGAAACTGTTAAGGTATACAGAAACCCGCGTAGCGGTTTTGAAGTGCTAACTAGCGATGGCATTCGTCTCTCTGCGGATCCAGCAGGGCCTATTGGAAGGGAACCTGGAAGTTTCAAAAACGTTGGTGATCGAAGTGGACTTACGGAAACCAAGAGAATAAGAAACAGAAAGAAAGTTTTATCTTCAGCAAAGGCTGTTGAAAAAACTCTGATCCTTTCGGATGCCCTGCCAAATTTGCCAGAGATTCCTTATGGAAAATTACATGTTTCTAAAGAACATCGCCAGACTCACACACCAATGGCTCCTGAAAAATTCGAGAGTACCGACGATGCATTTGAATGGATGCTTAATGAGCTCGGACACTCCGAAGACACATTAGAAGAACTTTCAATGAAACTTGCAGATGAAAGGGATGAAAATCTTTCTATAGGTGCAATCGTATTGCAGTTGTTAAGGTCTGCAAAACGCAAACTAGGGTATATCCCTGCACAAGAAGTTTACGACACAATCGAAATAATTCGGGGCACGTTCCCAGAGGTTAGCAAATGA